The genome window ccatgagctcggctagtataccagttttacactctgcagaagttgtaccctgtacccacaagtcgtgtatcccatgtcgccagggtttgcaaggcccttagacactaccgaggtgaatggctagggatccactacgaggcctttacaaagttccactagcttccgaaaacccgctacagtttatgggaagagcacttgcaagaatcccccgtctgaccgccatcgcagtaaaatcaacccgagaacctccttgcatgcaactcccctactacccttgcccctttcgggtaaggtagtcttccactagctttcctaattagttagccaaggggtctcattcctcccttgtggtggcatgtgtttctcaagttaagctccatgttccaattaaaaatataatAATCTTGACATGACCATAAATAACAtaatagaataattggaacatggatataatgaaatattaacccaaaaccatatagagcaatagcaaaaagtacccaagtgattcaggggtaaacaaggtaaaagataatcagactagggtgacctattgggccccatcaaaattaaacctatgcattgaataatgataataaagaacattattgggtaatagaagtggtcaagggcacaacttgcttggcacttgtgattctaggtaccaggatgattcttctgATTCTCATGACCtctctgctagtcgtagcaatacaaacaaacatggtatatacaaaattaacatcacaccaaacataagaacaaactgaataataatgatctacgcgaagctacgagatcgtggaaacaagaaccactaaaatcggagttacgattataaAGATATGACTTTCTGaagttttaggtgattaaatgataataatatattttgtgctaaaaatcatgtgagaaaaataaaaaaattgaCTGATTCAACCTTAGGCTAAGTTGTATAAAATTATAGATACTCTTAATTGAAACACTATATTAACATGCTAACTCAATAACCATAGGGTGAAGAAATTAGTTAACTATTTTTGAGAACATGTTATATCATCGAATAATGTTACTAaagtgtagacaattttattacgagGCTAGCGCAACTAGAACGGGccaattcggagttaaaatgaGTTAATTACGATTTTCCGGAGTTTATTTGGTACCTAGATTAGAGTAATCccagtgaataattttaaatcagtttcatggttaaacaaaggtatcaggtgataaacaatattaaaacaaaaataatgccactggaatggagtaaaaaggaattaaaatagatcaaatatgaattaaacaagtctttggatttgtttttatactcaaaatccattttctatattaatttCTGAATTTACTAAAgatcctggactgggcgcaccaTTACCAGAGAGTCCAGGGAGTTCTGTGTAAATTTTAGGACCTTACAGTAAGGGTCTTTACACAAGTTAGGACGGTGGGTTAAATAAGAAAAAGAGTAAGGACTCTTTTGAGGTTTTACGGGGCCAAAAGGGTATCGGACAAGGTGATCCGTTCGATCGACAGTCGCAGGCTCGGATCAGATCTCTCCTTACAATACATAGTATTAGGTAGCGACCGTTAGATCCTAGATTAACGGCTAGATGGATTTCTACGCTACCCTACACTCTCGGCCATCCGTTCGAGGATCAAGGGCCACAGTTTAACACAGCGAACAGACACCTCACCTCAAATCGTGGCCGCCAAAGTGAATCTAACAGCCACAGAGTCCGTTGCGGCAACagccgccacctccgtcgtcggtACCTCGACTGGCGCGCGCATCCAGAGCAAAGAACTCCGCCTTGCGGCTTGTCCTGGCGAAGGTGTCCAAGATGGCCACACCACCGGAGGGCTGGCGTCGCTAGAATCCAGGGTGCAAGCACACGAGTTGACTCCCGCCACGAGATAACCACACGGTTGACGTGGTCCAACAGCAGGAGGGAGTTCGAGCGCGCGAAGGAGTCGGTGAAGGGGAGCGCCGTGGCAGCCCAGAAGAAGTGG of Zea mays cultivar B73 chromosome 8, Zm-B73-REFERENCE-NAM-5.0, whole genome shotgun sequence contains these proteins:
- the LOC100278584 gene encoding uncharacterized protein LOC100278584 encodes the protein MLVIDTNHFFWAATALPFTDSFARSNSLLLLDHVNRVVISWRESTRVLAPWILATPALRWCGHLGHLRQDKPQGGVLCSGCARQSRYRRRRWRLLPQRTLWLLDSLWRPRFEEKNSWFRRSHTTRSLI